Proteins encoded together in one Lathyrus oleraceus cultivar Zhongwan6 chromosome 5, CAAS_Psat_ZW6_1.0, whole genome shotgun sequence window:
- the LOC127083639 gene encoding triose phosphate/phosphate translocator, non-green plastid, chloroplastic, which translates to MQSAAFTLSPSLPLRNLNHRFTRSSTNLRLSAKLNGGVNPNPNSNPNGASSSSSSSFTRKSWSLSPSSSFKFRPLPLLSTSDLSPPKATSESAAESADSSSLLKTLQLGSLFGLWYLFNIYFNIYNKQVLKACHFPVTVTVVQFAVGTVLVSVMWALNLYKRPKINGAMLAAIFPLAIVHTLGNLFTNMSLGKVAVSFTHTIKAMEPFFSVILSAMFLGERPTPWVIGSLVPIVGGVALASVTEASFNWAGFWSAMASNVTNQSRNVLSKKVMVKQEESLDNITLFSIITIMSFFLLAPAAIFMEGVKFTPAYLQSAGLNVRQVYTRSLLAALCFHAYQQVSYMILQRVSPVTHSVGNCVKRVVVIVSSVIIFKTPVSPVNALGTAVGLAGVFLYSRVKRIKSKPKAV; encoded by the exons ATGCAGTCCGCCGCTTTCACTCTCTCCCCTTCTCTCCCTCTCCGTAATCTCAACCACCGTTTCACTCGCTCCTCCACTAACCTCCGTCTCTCCGCCAAATTAAACGGCGGCGTCAATCCCAATCCCAATTCCAATCCCAATGGCgcctcttcttcttcttcctcttcctTCACTCGTAAATCCTGGTCTCTTTCTCCTTCCTCTTCATTCAAATTCAGACCTCTTCCTCTCCTTTCCACTTCCGATCTTTCTCCTCCTAAAGCCACTTCCGAAAGCGCCGCTGAATCTGCTGACTCCAGTTCTTTGCTCAAAACTCTTCAACTTGGATCCTTGTTCGGATTGTGGTACCTCTTCAACATCTACTTCAATATCTACAATAAACAG GTTTTGAAGGCGTGCCATTTCCCTGTAACTGTTACTGTAGTTCAGTTTGCTGTTGGGACTGTTCTTGTATCAGTTATGTGGGCTCTTAATCTCTACAAGAGGCCTAAAATCAATGGCGCTATG CTTGCAGCTATATTTCCACTAGCTATTGTGCATACTTTGGGGAATCTTTTCACCAACATGAGTCTTGGAAAGGTGGCTGTGTCTTTTACTCACACTATTAAAGCTATGGAGCCTTTCTTTTCTGTTATCCTTTCTGCCATGTTTCTTGGAGAG AGGCCTACACCCTGGGTGATTGGTTCCCTTGTTCCTATTGTTGGTGGAGTTGCTCTGGCGTCTGTTACTGAGGCCTCTTTCAATTG GGCTGGATTTTGGAGTGCAATGGCTTCCAATGTGACAAACCAATCACGTAATGTTCTGAGCAAAAAGGTCATGGTTAAACAAGAG GAATCCTTGGACAACATAACTCTCTTCTCTATAATAACAATAATGTCCTTCTTCTTGTTAGCACCTGCTGCTATCTTCATGGAGGGTGTCAAATTCACCCCTGCTTACCTGCAATCTGCT GGTTTAAATGTTAGACAAGTGTACACCAGATCTCTTCTTGCTGCACTCTGTTTCCATGCATATCAACAA GTTTCTTACATGATATTGCAGagggtatcacctgttactcaTTCCGTCGGCAATTGTGTGAAGCGTGTCGTGGTTATTGTGAGCTCTGTGATCATCTTCAAAACACCCGTCTCTCCTGTGAATGCTTTAG GTACCGCCGTTGGTCTTGCTGGCGTTTTCCTCTACTCAAGGGTGAAGCGAATTAAGTCAAAGCCAAAGGCAGTTTAA